A window of the Candidatus Saccharibacteria bacterium oral taxon 488 genome harbors these coding sequences:
- the rnpA gene encoding ribonuclease P protein component — translation MLRHVNRFHGHGSLRYVYMRGQAIRSSQLTMKYIANPRRRHGRFSVVISKKVLKSAVKRNRVRRRIYEIIRLELLYVRGGFDVVIMVFSPEVLLMPHDDLRTAVKQLFSQAGLYK, via the coding sequence ATGTTACGTCACGTCAACCGATTTCATGGCCATGGTAGCCTGCGCTACGTCTATATGCGCGGTCAGGCGATCCGCTCGTCGCAGCTCACCATGAAATATATTGCCAATCCACGCCGCCGCCATGGTCGGTTTTCGGTAGTGATTAGCAAGAAGGTGCTCAAGTCTGCCGTTAAGCGCAATCGTGTTCGCCGCCGAATTTACGAAATTATCCGACTAGAATTGCTGTATGTTCGGGGCGGGTTTGATGTCGTCATTATGGTGTTTTCGCCGGAGGTGCTACTGATGCCGCATGACGATTTAAGAACGGCAGTAAAACAACTCTTTTCGCAAGCCGGGCTGTATAAATAG